In a single window of the Acinetobacter sp. CS-2 genome:
- a CDS encoding multidrug effflux MFS transporter, whose amino-acid sequence MSVQQSTRQYSTAWIMLLALLTSLGPLSIDMYLPALPQMAQDFGVSTQMVANTLPAYFLGLALGQLIYGPLSDRIGRKTPLYFGLTLYVVASLLCIFASNEWSLIAARILQAVGGCVGVVIARAAIRDRLDMQASAQAFASMMIVMGIAPIVAPSVGAMVLTFFSWHAVFVFLTLIGLICLFCVHFFFKESLPPERRLKLNVAQIIQLYGSIFKDPSFTWPMLAGCFSGGILFCYISSSAAVLMDHYGLAQQQFAYAFGLNAFGIMLLSALNKRLGQQFSVLSRLKIGGIIQLLGVCILFSAGLIGHSPLWLVLIGMFWAVAGIGFTGPNAMALAMSEQGAQAGTASAIMGSMQFACGLLGGVILNFLMWDSLLNMGILMLIFVAVTLLAILQLSRQLQDKSLNI is encoded by the coding sequence ATGTCTGTACAGCAATCTACACGGCAGTATTCCACAGCATGGATCATGCTGCTGGCTTTATTGACCTCACTTGGTCCACTTTCTATTGATATGTACCTGCCAGCCTTGCCGCAAATGGCACAGGATTTTGGCGTCAGTACGCAAATGGTAGCCAATACTTTACCGGCTTATTTTTTGGGACTGGCTTTAGGGCAGCTGATCTATGGACCTTTGAGTGACCGGATTGGGCGCAAAACACCATTGTATTTTGGATTAACCCTGTATGTTGTTGCAAGCTTGCTGTGTATTTTTGCCAGCAATGAATGGAGCTTAATTGCTGCAAGGATTTTACAGGCTGTCGGAGGCTGCGTAGGGGTGGTGATTGCCCGGGCTGCCATTCGTGACCGTCTGGATATGCAGGCTTCTGCACAGGCCTTTGCCAGCATGATGATTGTGATGGGGATTGCGCCGATTGTTGCGCCGAGTGTCGGGGCAATGGTATTGACGTTCTTTAGCTGGCATGCAGTCTTTGTCTTTTTAACCTTGATCGGACTGATCTGTTTATTCTGCGTGCACTTTTTCTTTAAAGAAAGTTTGCCACCTGAACGCCGTTTAAAGCTGAATGTTGCTCAGATTATCCAGCTGTACGGTAGTATTTTTAAAGACCCGAGTTTTACATGGCCAATGCTGGCTGGTTGTTTTTCTGGCGGCATTTTATTCTGTTATATCAGTTCATCTGCTGCTGTGCTGATGGATCATTATGGATTAGCGCAACAGCAATTTGCTTATGCTTTTGGGCTGAATGCCTTTGGTATCATGCTGTTATCTGCGCTCAATAAAAGACTTGGCCAGCAATTTTCGGTCCTGAGTCGCCTGAAAATAGGCGGCATCATCCAGTTGCTTGGGGTCTGCATTTTATTCAGTGCAGGTTTAATCGGTCATAGTCCCTTATGGCTGGTATTGATTGGCATGTTCTGGGCAGTGGCAGGAATTGGTTTTACGGGTCCCAATGCGATGGCTTTGGCCATGTCGGAACAGGGTGCGCAAGCGGGGACAGCCAGTGCGATTATGGGAAGTATGCAGTTTGCCTGTGGTTTGCTCGGCGGCGTGATTTTGAATTTTCTGATGTGGGATTCACTGCTCAATATGGGAATTCTGATGTTGATCTTTGTGGCAGTGACTTTGCTCGCAATTCTACAGCTCAGCAGACAATTGCAGGATAAAAGTTTAAATATTTAA
- a CDS encoding MFS transporter, translated as MSATNTERLWNRSFILCLCNNLFLFTYYYALLTVLPIYIMKDLGGTVKEAGLALTLFLVSSIAVRPFSGLIVEKLGKKIAFRGSELLFVLFAFSYLFADSMWALLLIRFIHGIWFSILTTVTVPIANDFIPDRRKGEGMGYFVMSTNLAVVFGPLIALTVLQFTDFKMLFALLTAVISLGFIFCLIIPVQQQDKVAFTAETQEKKCLGWHDIIETRAIPIGFVALLTAFAYSSIMSFITAYSESKALLAYTSLFFIVFAISMIVVRPWVGKIYDRKGASAVIYPSFIFFAIGLVVVSFISNQWLLWLSAIFIGIGYGSLFPCFQTIAIQSVPKQRMGHAISTFFTLFDLGMAIGSVILGLMIAYYGYQLSYLFCAVITVLTLFVYKYTVSASLKQPK; from the coding sequence ATGTCTGCAACAAACACTGAGCGTCTATGGAATCGCTCGTTTATATTATGTCTATGCAATAACCTGTTTTTATTTACCTATTATTATGCCTTATTAACTGTCTTGCCGATTTATATCATGAAGGATCTAGGCGGGACGGTGAAGGAAGCAGGTTTGGCACTGACCCTATTTCTGGTTTCTTCAATTGCGGTTCGTCCATTTTCCGGACTGATTGTGGAAAAATTAGGCAAAAAAATAGCCTTCCGCGGCTCGGAATTGCTGTTTGTACTGTTTGCTTTTAGCTATTTATTTGCCGACAGTATGTGGGCTTTATTGTTGATCCGTTTTATTCATGGCATCTGGTTTAGCATATTAACCACGGTCACCGTGCCCATAGCAAATGATTTTATTCCAGATCGGCGTAAGGGCGAGGGCATGGGCTATTTTGTCATGTCGACCAATCTTGCCGTGGTATTTGGGCCTTTAATTGCCTTGACCGTGTTGCAGTTTACTGATTTTAAGATGCTATTTGCGCTATTAACTGCTGTGATCAGTCTGGGTTTTATTTTTTGTTTAATCATTCCGGTACAACAGCAGGATAAGGTTGCCTTCACGGCTGAGACTCAAGAAAAAAAATGTTTGGGTTGGCATGATATTATTGAAACACGTGCTATACCGATTGGCTTTGTTGCCTTGCTGACTGCATTTGCCTATTCCAGCATTATGAGTTTCATTACCGCTTATAGTGAATCTAAAGCTCTACTCGCGTATACCAGCCTGTTTTTTATTGTCTTCGCCATTTCCATGATTGTAGTGCGGCCGTGGGTAGGCAAAATTTATGACCGTAAAGGTGCCAGTGCAGTCATTTATCCTTCCTTTATTTTCTTTGCCATAGGCCTGGTCGTGGTCAGTTTTATCTCCAATCAATGGCTGCTCTGGTTATCTGCTATATTTATTGGCATTGGTTATGGCTCCCTGTTTCCATGTTTTCAAACCATTGCTATTCAGTCTGTGCCAAAACAGCGTATGGGGCATGCAATTTCCACATTCTTTACCCTGTTTGATTTGGGCATGGCAATCGGCTCAGTCATTTTGGGATTGATGATTGCCTATTATGGTTATCAACTGAGTTATTTATTCTGTGCTGTAATTACTGTGCTGACTTTATTTGTTTATAAATACACAGTTTCGGCATCACTGAAGCAACCTAAATAA
- a CDS encoding patatin-like phospholipase family protein gives MSNIKFSFIVLAVLGLGACQTVAQPKLTVGSTGLSEPPAVDAQVRAERINFKKLKQQENRPIVALVLGSGGARGYAHIGVIQVLEQQGIHPDLIVGTSAGSIVGSIYASGKTAEELRDIALSMKANDVRDVKLDMKGFFDGQKVENYVNQQVNNTPLEALKIPMYVVATELKQGRKVVFNYGNTGQAVRASVSIPSMFIPTKIGADEYVDGGLVSPVPVGVARDLGADIVIAVDILAQPMHTETSNVWGMFNQNINIMQSRLAEEELKHADIVIQPDLREKGHIFDVKGRAMTMQAGIDATESQLNEITTLLKQKHYPFGHSIQQLSAQD, from the coding sequence ATGAGCAATATCAAATTTAGTTTTATTGTTTTGGCAGTATTGGGGTTGGGAGCCTGTCAAACGGTTGCCCAACCTAAGCTTACTGTTGGTTCGACAGGACTATCAGAGCCACCTGCTGTAGATGCTCAAGTTCGGGCAGAGCGTATTAATTTTAAAAAACTCAAACAGCAGGAAAACCGTCCTATTGTTGCCTTGGTACTGGGCAGTGGTGGCGCTCGTGGCTATGCTCATATCGGGGTCATTCAGGTACTGGAGCAGCAAGGGATACACCCGGATTTGATTGTAGGTACCAGTGCGGGCAGTATTGTGGGTTCCATTTATGCCAGTGGTAAAACAGCAGAAGAACTGCGTGATATTGCTTTAAGCATGAAAGCCAATGATGTGCGTGATGTAAAGCTGGACATGAAAGGCTTTTTTGATGGCCAAAAAGTTGAAAATTATGTCAATCAGCAAGTCAATAATACGCCTTTAGAGGCATTAAAAATCCCGATGTATGTGGTCGCAACGGAATTAAAACAAGGCAGAAAAGTCGTCTTTAACTATGGCAATACCGGACAGGCGGTACGCGCTTCCGTGTCTATTCCCAGCATGTTTATTCCAACCAAAATTGGTGCGGATGAATATGTGGATGGCGGTCTGGTGAGCCCGGTACCTGTAGGCGTGGCACGTGATTTGGGGGCGGATATTGTGATTGCTGTGGATATTCTGGCGCAACCAATGCATACCGAAACCAGTAATGTTTGGGGAATGTTCAATCAAAATATTAATATCATGCAAAGCCGTTTAGCTGAAGAAGAGTTAAAGCATGCAGATATTGTGATTCAGCCAGATTTAAGGGAAAAAGGGCATATATTTGATGTAAAAGGTCGTGCAATGACCATGCAAGCCGGAATAGATGCAACAGAAAGTCAGTTAAATGAAATTACCACTTTATTGAAACAGAAGCATTATCCATTTGGTCATAGCATTCAGCAATTAAGCGCACAGGATTAA
- a CDS encoding bifunctional 3-(3-hydroxy-phenyl)propionate/3-hydroxycinnamic acid hydroxylase, which produces MSNKTNYTTEVAILGAGPVGLTIANYLSKQGIQVTVIEQLDSLIDYPRAIGIDDEALRTIQSLGLVNQVLPHTTPNHAMRFLTPKGRCFADIQPLTREFGFSRRNAFIQPQVDNVLLQGLKQYENTQVLFSRQLGEFSQDANGVTLKIQDKNQKEEIVQAKYLIACDGGNSIVRRTLNIGFDGKTAPNQWIVIDIENDPLATPHIYLCCDPVRPYVSAALPHGIRRFEFMVMPGETQEELSKPENIAKLLSKVLPNAENIEVIRQRVYTHNARIADKFRVDRILLAGDAAHIMPVWQGQGYNSGMRDAFNLAWKVALVVQGKATPDLLDSYQIERKDHAKAMIDLSVMAGHVLAPPKKWQGFVRDGIAYALNYIKPIKQYLLEMRFKPMPKYHDGALLADGKKESPVGKMFIQPQVKLESGEQVLLDEVIGNDFAIIAWGVDPQWGISDTTMQVWKKLGVKFIQVIPEVQFGNENRKNIDGVITIGDIGTDIRSWFGKTSESVVILRPDRFVAALAIPQTLDHVSQQLFKKLHVK; this is translated from the coding sequence ATGAGCAACAAAACAAATTACACCACTGAAGTGGCAATCTTGGGCGCAGGCCCTGTGGGTTTGACTATTGCGAACTATTTAAGTAAACAAGGCATTCAGGTCACTGTAATCGAACAACTGGACAGTTTGATTGATTACCCGCGTGCGATTGGTATTGATGATGAAGCATTGCGTACTATTCAGTCACTTGGCTTAGTGAATCAAGTTTTACCGCATACCACACCAAATCATGCCATGCGTTTCTTGACGCCTAAAGGTCGCTGTTTTGCTGACATTCAGCCACTCACCCGCGAATTCGGTTTCTCACGCCGTAATGCTTTTATTCAGCCTCAGGTCGATAATGTCTTGCTGCAAGGCTTAAAGCAATATGAAAACACTCAAGTACTGTTTTCACGTCAACTGGGCGAATTTAGCCAAGATGCCAACGGCGTAACGCTTAAAATTCAAGATAAAAACCAGAAAGAAGAAATTGTTCAGGCAAAATATTTAATTGCATGTGATGGCGGTAACTCAATTGTACGTCGTACTTTAAATATTGGTTTTGATGGTAAAACCGCACCAAACCAATGGATTGTAATTGACATTGAAAATGATCCTTTGGCAACACCGCATATTTATCTATGCTGCGACCCGGTACGTCCGTATGTATCTGCTGCCCTGCCTCATGGTATTCGCCGTTTCGAATTCATGGTGATGCCAGGTGAAACTCAAGAAGAGTTAAGCAAACCGGAAAATATTGCCAAATTGCTGTCTAAAGTATTGCCTAATGCTGAAAATATCGAAGTAATCCGTCAGCGTGTTTATACACATAATGCGCGTATTGCCGATAAATTCCGTGTTGACCGCATCCTACTTGCCGGTGATGCTGCACACATTATGCCAGTATGGCAAGGTCAGGGTTATAACAGCGGTATGCGCGATGCCTTTAACCTGGCCTGGAAAGTGGCATTGGTTGTTCAGGGCAAGGCGACTCCAGACCTGCTGGATTCTTACCAGATTGAACGTAAAGACCATGCTAAAGCTATGATCGATCTTTCAGTGATGGCCGGTCATGTACTTGCGCCACCGAAAAAATGGCAAGGTTTCGTGCGTGACGGTATTGCCTATGCATTGAATTACATCAAGCCAATTAAACAGTATTTGCTTGAAATGCGTTTTAAACCGATGCCGAAATATCATGACGGTGCTTTGCTGGCAGACGGCAAGAAAGAGTCTCCGGTCGGCAAGATGTTTATTCAACCGCAAGTGAAACTTGAGTCGGGTGAACAAGTTTTACTGGATGAAGTGATTGGCAACGACTTTGCGATCATTGCTTGGGGAGTCGATCCTCAATGGGGCATCTCGGATACCACCATGCAAGTCTGGAAAAAATTAGGCGTCAAATTTATTCAGGTCATTCCTGAAGTTCAGTTTGGCAATGAAAACCGCAAGAACATTGATGGCGTGATTACCATTGGCGATATCGGAACCGATATTCGCAGCTGGTTTGGTAAAACTTCAGAATCGGTGGTAATTCTACGTCCTGACCGTTTTGTGGCGGCCTTGGCGATTCCACAAACTCTGGATCACGTGAGCCAACAGCTGTTTAAAAAGCTGCATGTAAAATAA
- the yccS gene encoding YccS family putative transporter, whose amino-acid sequence MKSWLTRLKQATYNTTFMYNLRMIIAFAGTAFVPYFMGQQLFTIPLTLGVVAAGLSDIDDRFSVRIMNLIYTYIGFFITAASIYFLFPHPVLFAIGLIVSCIGWILLGSLGRRYATISYGCLVISVYSMLGVGLFDQWYMQAGLLVAGAMWYGLLSTISFLLFPVRQVQDKLSQCYSSLGDFLFAKSNLFDVDMTPESYQQSMIELSLENGKLVGIFNEMKTALLTRLKGDRGQKDTRRSLQYYFVAQDIHERADSAHIDYQKLVKVFEHSDILFRFQRILSIQGKACKDLGHSILNRETYQHNKRFKHAFANLKISLEKLRAEQQYDQVWVNALFSLYQNLKSIDAQLRNVETERHIKLDKSKHIENQLKDDDLKGWDDIVIRIKQHLTPESVLFRHAIRVSIVLFIGYIFVQITQIQYGYWILLTALFVSQPNFNATKRRLRLRIVGTLVGIILGYAILYFIPSIEGQLLLLILSGVLFFELRSKQYAQATAFITILALINFNLDGLGFAAALPRMIDTLIGCALAWFGVSFIFPDWKFRRLPRNIRRSLNAQCEYLTEVIEQYKNGRNNGLKYRVVRRAAHNNDADVASLISTLATEPDFDPTQKSQAFEFLCLNHTLLSYIAALGAHREKIADQEVLQLLDQALDDIQGALLKDEVPDLTAQNMLNTIRQRLNQNNEEDQKSLIVLQQLSLMLSILNQLSRLKQSLSHDRDEKATELASL is encoded by the coding sequence TTGAAATCTTGGCTGACGCGTCTTAAACAAGCGACTTACAATACCACCTTCATGTATAACCTGCGCATGATTATTGCATTTGCAGGTACTGCCTTTGTGCCCTATTTTATGGGACAACAGCTTTTTACCATTCCCTTGACCTTAGGGGTAGTGGCTGCCGGTTTAAGTGATATCGATGACCGCTTTTCAGTGCGGATCATGAACCTGATTTATACTTACATCGGTTTCTTTATTACCGCCGCCTCGATTTATTTTTTATTTCCTCATCCCGTTTTATTTGCCATAGGGCTGATTGTGTCCTGCATTGGCTGGATTCTGCTCGGCTCATTAGGACGGCGTTATGCGACCATTTCCTATGGCTGTCTAGTCATTTCAGTCTATTCAATGCTGGGGGTTGGACTGTTTGATCAATGGTATATGCAGGCTGGACTGTTGGTTGCCGGTGCGATGTGGTATGGCCTGCTTTCTACCATCAGTTTTCTGCTATTTCCGGTTCGGCAGGTTCAGGACAAACTGTCCCAGTGCTATTCATCACTGGGAGACTTTCTGTTTGCCAAATCGAACCTGTTTGATGTTGACATGACGCCAGAAAGTTATCAGCAAAGCATGATTGAGCTGTCTTTGGAAAATGGCAAACTGGTCGGTATTTTCAATGAAATGAAAACTGCCCTGTTAACCCGATTAAAAGGTGACCGTGGACAAAAAGATACCCGTCGCAGCCTGCAATATTATTTTGTGGCTCAGGATATCCATGAACGTGCAGATTCAGCGCATATTGATTATCAAAAACTGGTCAAAGTTTTTGAACATAGTGACATTTTATTTCGCTTTCAACGCATTCTTTCTATTCAGGGTAAGGCCTGTAAAGACTTGGGTCACAGTATTTTAAATCGTGAAACCTATCAGCATAACAAGCGCTTTAAACATGCCTTTGCCAACTTAAAAATATCCCTGGAAAAACTCCGTGCCGAGCAGCAATACGATCAAGTTTGGGTCAATGCCTTATTTTCTCTTTATCAAAATTTAAAGTCGATTGATGCCCAGCTTCGCAACGTAGAAACAGAGCGGCATATTAAGTTAGATAAAAGCAAACATATTGAAAACCAGCTAAAAGATGATGATCTCAAAGGCTGGGATGATATTGTGATTCGGATCAAACAGCATTTAACACCAGAGTCGGTGCTGTTTAGACATGCAATTCGTGTCTCTATTGTCTTGTTTATTGGTTATATTTTTGTCCAGATTACCCAGATTCAATATGGCTACTGGATTCTATTAACGGCGCTTTTTGTCAGCCAACCCAATTTTAACGCCACCAAACGTCGCCTGCGTTTACGGATTGTTGGCACCTTGGTCGGCATTATTCTCGGCTATGCCATTTTGTATTTTATTCCTTCGATCGAAGGTCAATTATTACTGCTGATTTTAAGTGGTGTACTGTTCTTTGAATTACGCAGTAAGCAATATGCCCAGGCCACCGCCTTTATCACGATTTTGGCATTAATTAACTTTAACCTCGATGGATTGGGTTTCGCCGCAGCCCTCCCGCGCATGATTGATACCTTGATTGGCTGTGCCTTGGCCTGGTTTGGGGTGAGTTTTATCTTCCCCGACTGGAAATTTCGTCGTTTACCGCGCAATATCCGGCGTTCACTCAACGCTCAATGTGAATATTTGACCGAAGTGATTGAGCAGTACAAAAATGGCCGTAATAACGGTTTGAAATATCGTGTGGTACGTCGTGCTGCGCATAATAACGATGCAGATGTGGCCTCACTGATTTCGACCCTGGCCACAGAACCTGATTTTGATCCGACACAAAAAAGCCAGGCTTTTGAATTTTTGTGCTTGAATCACACCCTGCTCAGCTATATTGCTGCACTGGGCGCACATCGTGAAAAAATTGCAGATCAGGAAGTCTTGCAGCTCCTCGATCAAGCGCTGGACGACATTCAAGGGGCATTGCTAAAAGATGAAGTGCCCGACCTGACGGCACAAAATATGCTGAATACCATACGCCAACGCTTAAACCAAAATAATGAAGAGGATCAAAAATCTCTGATTGTTTTGCAGCAATTATCGTTGATGCTCAGTATTCTGAATCAGCTCAGTCGTTTAAAGCAAAGTCTAAGCCATGACCGTGATGAAAAAGCCACCGAATTAGCCTCATTATAA
- a CDS encoding acyl-CoA thioesterase, whose amino-acid sequence MSPLDQIAPALDDQSELTMTVLMTPDMANFSGNVHGGTILKLLDQVAYACASRYSGSYVVTLSVDKVNFKEPIHVGELVTFLASVNHVGRTSMEIGIRVEAQNIQKRTVRHTNSCYFTMVAVDENGQPKQIPPLKLDNDWKRCRFEAAEHRKVARLQESHHPSCSIYKKTSQC is encoded by the coding sequence ATGTCCCCATTAGATCAAATTGCTCCAGCATTAGATGACCAGTCTGAATTAACCATGACAGTTTTAATGACTCCTGATATGGCGAACTTTTCAGGAAATGTTCATGGCGGAACAATTTTAAAATTACTGGATCAGGTCGCATACGCATGTGCTAGCCGTTATTCAGGCAGTTATGTGGTGACTTTGTCTGTGGATAAAGTAAATTTCAAAGAACCGATTCATGTGGGTGAACTCGTTACTTTTCTTGCCAGTGTCAACCATGTCGGTCGTACCTCAATGGAAATCGGGATTCGCGTAGAAGCGCAGAACATTCAAAAACGTACCGTACGTCATACCAATAGTTGTTACTTCACTATGGTAGCTGTAGATGAAAATGGTCAACCGAAACAGATTCCGCCATTGAAGCTGGACAATGACTGGAAACGTTGCCGTTTTGAGGCTGCTGAACATCGTAAAGTGGCACGCTTGCAAGAAAGCCATCATCCTTCATGCAGTATTTATAAAAAAACCTCGCAATGCTAA
- a CDS encoding DcaP family trimeric outer membrane transporter — MSQLRNGKFIAKGLALAVTAVMVSTAHAGTAEQKQIQQLRQEVEALKSLIQQQQQVQQQQQTQIEQVKAQPVQLAAAPAAKSESALTGFKTKAGASVNLYGFVRGDANYIIEGADDDFNAVHKSGGATALVNDKLRATGKMTRLGLDFNTPVGDAKVGGKVEVDFAGTNEALRIRHAYLTYNDWLFGQTTSNFLSSHAPEMIDLATNVGGGTLRVPQVRYGLKLAPATQLFLSAEEADSSATGDTIKYRLPNLTAKLVQGFAEGKGLVSARALVENYKSTAADDNKTGWGVAAGVNYQVADPLKVSADVSHVVGNSNYLYGSNSAYVLDGNNIEQNEFTAAQVGATYKISPKLRSTLAYGALFADDGTKYALTTNANEKVQQAWMNIIYSPATPIDLGVEYINGKRETFAGQSYKDNRVGLMAKYNF, encoded by the coding sequence ATGAGTCAATTACGTAACGGTAAATTTATTGCTAAAGGTTTAGCATTGGCAGTTACAGCAGTCATGGTTAGTACAGCACATGCCGGCACAGCTGAACAAAAACAGATTCAACAATTACGTCAAGAAGTTGAAGCATTAAAATCTTTAATCCAACAACAACAGCAAGTGCAGCAACAGCAACAAACTCAAATTGAGCAAGTCAAGGCACAGCCTGTTCAACTTGCAGCAGCACCTGCAGCGAAGTCTGAATCAGCATTAACTGGCTTTAAAACTAAAGCGGGCGCCAGTGTAAACCTATACGGTTTTGTTCGTGGTGATGCTAACTATATTATTGAAGGTGCAGATGACGACTTTAACGCAGTACACAAATCTGGTGGAGCAACTGCATTAGTTAATGACAAGCTTCGTGCTACCGGAAAAATGACCCGTTTAGGCTTAGATTTTAATACGCCAGTGGGTGATGCAAAAGTTGGTGGTAAAGTTGAAGTTGATTTTGCAGGAACCAATGAAGCATTGCGTATTCGTCATGCTTACTTAACCTATAATGACTGGTTATTCGGTCAAACCACTTCAAACTTCCTGTCAAGTCATGCACCAGAAATGATTGACCTTGCAACGAACGTGGGTGGAGGTACACTGCGTGTTCCTCAAGTACGCTATGGTCTTAAACTGGCTCCTGCTACCCAATTATTCTTGTCTGCAGAAGAAGCAGATAGTTCGGCTACAGGGGATACTATTAAATATCGTTTACCTAATTTAACTGCGAAATTAGTGCAAGGTTTTGCGGAGGGTAAAGGTTTAGTATCTGCACGTGCTTTGGTTGAAAATTATAAATCAACAGCAGCTGATGATAATAAAACTGGCTGGGGTGTAGCGGCAGGGGTTAATTATCAAGTTGCTGATCCTTTAAAAGTGTCTGCTGATGTTTCGCATGTAGTGGGTAACAGCAACTATTTATATGGCAGCAATTCAGCTTATGTGCTTGATGGTAATAATATTGAGCAAAATGAATTTACTGCTGCCCAAGTCGGTGCAACCTATAAAATTTCACCTAAATTACGTTCGACTTTAGCCTATGGCGCTTTGTTTGCAGATGATGGCACTAAATATGCATTGACTACAAATGCGAATGAAAAAGTACAACAAGCTTGGATGAATATTATCTATTCACCGGCTACACCAATTGATTTAGGTGTGGAATATATCAATGGTAAGCGTGAAACCTTTGCTGGTCAGTCATATAAAGATAACCGTGTAGGTTTGATGGCTAAATATAATTTCTAA
- a CDS encoding TetR/AcrR family transcriptional regulator, with the protein MTELEKTSRRKQCILQAVTAALEDEDYSHLTVEDIAARAGVGKSTIYRWWKHKSDLVFDAFKEHTASVFDLDFEQSLEVNLNQQLLKLSLALNHPLGRALLVVMAEHREAAGEFFRLYLLPRREQTRKLIQLAIERNEIIADYPFELMLDTLYGPIHYQIIFFNCMPDETYIHNLVRLVMQPVLVQK; encoded by the coding sequence ATGACTGAACTAGAAAAAACTTCGCGTCGTAAGCAATGTATTTTGCAGGCAGTGACTGCTGCATTGGAAGATGAGGATTACAGTCATTTAACTGTTGAAGATATTGCTGCACGGGCAGGGGTAGGAAAGTCGACCATTTATCGCTGGTGGAAGCATAAATCTGATCTGGTCTTTGATGCCTTTAAAGAGCACACCGCTTCGGTCTTTGATCTGGATTTCGAGCAGAGCCTGGAAGTTAATCTGAACCAGCAGCTGTTAAAATTGTCACTCGCGCTAAATCATCCGTTAGGGCGAGCTTTATTGGTGGTGATGGCCGAGCATCGTGAAGCAGCCGGTGAGTTTTTCAGGCTGTATTTATTACCGCGTCGTGAGCAAACACGCAAGTTGATTCAACTTGCCATAGAGCGTAATGAAATTATTGCCGATTATCCATTTGAACTGATGCTGGATACGCTGTATGGGCCGATTCATTATCAGATTATTTTCTTTAATTGCATGCCAGATGAAACTTACATACACAATCTTGTACGTTTGGTGATGCAACCTGTTCTGGTTCAAAAGTAG
- the hcaR gene encoding DNA-binding transcriptional regulator HcaR has protein sequence MELRHLRYFVAVAQELNFTKAAQRMCTVQPSLSQQIKDLEHEVGVQLLVRSNRKVELTEAGKVFLKEALLSLEHAEKAIDAARKIANLSKDQLNIGFVPVAEMKIFPYIMPNIRAHFPDIKINFHSLTDVHQLKALKKGDIDIAFTRYVDESDELEHVQIFSEPLALIVPKDSPIAEQRHISIKSFNHQDFVISDEDASPQLHKIITDFFKQAKLDVNIVQHSTNILLNVNLVGMGVGWSLVPAYVIPLLGDKIIVKNTIEPLPMINLYASYRKGQKNELIELILKILKEQFYMGFF, from the coding sequence GTGGAATTACGTCATTTACGCTATTTTGTTGCAGTTGCACAAGAACTGAATTTTACCAAGGCGGCACAACGCATGTGTACGGTGCAACCATCTTTGAGCCAGCAGATTAAAGATCTGGAACATGAGGTGGGTGTTCAGTTATTGGTTCGATCCAACCGTAAAGTTGAGTTGACTGAAGCAGGAAAAGTCTTTCTGAAAGAAGCGCTGCTGAGTTTGGAGCATGCAGAAAAAGCGATTGATGCTGCACGGAAAATTGCCAACTTGAGCAAAGACCAGTTGAATATTGGCTTTGTCCCTGTGGCAGAAATGAAAATTTTTCCCTATATCATGCCGAATATACGGGCCCATTTCCCTGACATCAAAATTAACTTTCATAGCCTGACCGATGTCCACCAACTTAAAGCCTTAAAAAAAGGTGATATTGACATTGCCTTTACCCGCTATGTCGATGAATCGGATGAACTGGAGCATGTACAGATTTTTAGTGAGCCTCTGGCTTTAATCGTGCCCAAGGATTCACCTATTGCCGAGCAACGTCATATTAGTATCAAAAGTTTTAATCATCAGGACTTTGTTATTAGTGATGAAGATGCTTCACCGCAGTTGCACAAGATTATTACCGATTTCTTTAAGCAGGCTAAACTGGATGTCAACATCGTCCAGCACTCGACCAATATTCTATTAAATGTCAATTTAGTCGGCATGGGGGTCGGCTGGAGTTTGGTACCGGCTTATGTGATCCCGCTATTGGGCGATAAAATTATCGTGAAAAATACTATTGAGCCCTTACCGATGATTAACCTGTATGCCAGTTATCGTAAAGGGCAAAAAAATGAGCTGATTGAACTTATTTTAAAAATCTTGAAAGAACAGTTTTATATGGGTTTCTTTTAA